A segment of the Serratia fonticola genome:
AGTTCCTTAGGGCCTTCATCACCGCTAAAGAAATGAATGTAGATATCACACCCAGCTTCAATAAGTTCTTTTGCCGTTGCCTTGCCGATACCTTGTTCAGCACCGGTAATAAAGACTTTTTTACCTGAAAGGTTTCCCATGTTTACTTCCTCTCTCTTTAACATGAATACGTGACAGCCACGAATGATTACTGGCCTTGGTTAAAAATGACCATATACTTTCCAGCCCATTTTTATTTCAAAATGAAGCGATTTATCACAAGGATAAAAAAATAATGCAGCTCAGCGGCATTAAGCCACGTCAAACAACCCTCTAGTTTCATTGATTAAATAAAATGTGCCCTTTCGATAACTGGCTATCGCATCTTTATTTCTGGCATTCTCCTCTCTCATGTCCCTCAATCCATGAGGCACATTCAGCAACTACCTCAGCCAAAGGCCGGTCGATATCGATCGTCATGACATCGCGTTCGCTTTCGCCAGGTTGTTCCAGCGCAGCGAATTGAGAATCCAGCATGTGAGGTTGGAAAAAATGCCCTTTACGCTGTTTCATACGTTCTTCAATAACCCGATGACTGCCGTTAAGGAAGATAAAAGAAATCCGTGGATCCCCATGGCGCAAAAGGTCTCGATAGCTTTTTTTCAACGCTGAGCAAACCACCAGCGAGGTGGGATTTGTACGCAGCATCGCATAACACGCCTCACTGATTGCCTGCAGCCAAGGGAGGCGATCGCTATCGTCGAGGGCGCCGCCCTCAGCCATTTTGTCAACGTTAACGCGTGGGTGTAAAAAATCACCGTCCAGGCAAGGGATATCCAACTGCTGGCTGATCTTTTGCGCCACGGCAGATTTACCACTGCCAGAGACGCCCATCAGCACGAACAGACGATGCGCATTTTTTATTGAACAGCCATTCTCATCACTCATATTCATGTTCCTCTGAATTCAGGCAATAGTTGCCCTGGCAGTGAGAGACCTTATCTCTCGCTGCCTAACGACATGGATGTTATTAAAACCTCTGGTGGCGCTTTAGCGGCTGTCCGTCTTGACAGACTGACGGCACACCAACGTCGGAGTAAACAAAAACTCTTCGGGTGCCAACTCCGGGTTATTAATACGATTAAGCAAATGCTCGACCATCACCTGCGCCATATCCGCCAGAGGTGGCATCACGGAAGTCAGGCCGGGGTTAATCAACCCAGACAGGGGGATGTTATCGATGCCCACTACCGAGATGTCCTGCGGTACCCCGACACCGGCATCTCGTAACCCGGCAATCAGACCAATTGCCAACGCATCGTTAATCGCTACCACCCCGTCAGGACGTGGCGAATGCTGCAACACTTTCGCGGCTAATGAGTAGCCCAATTCCGACATTTCGGTGTCGCCATACGCTGTCAGTGCTTTACCTTCAATCACCCCCTGCCTCTCTTGAACCCGATCATTGGCCTCTAGTGCCGTAAAAAAGCCTTTGATCTTATGGCCACGGCTCACTGTCAGGCTGGCTTCAGTCACAAAAACGAGGTTACGGCAACCGCGATCGATCAGATGCTGAGCGGCTAACCTTCCTGCCTCGACGTTATCCATCGATACGCTGTCGTAACGCCTTGCATCGGAGGTACTCTCATCCAGAATACGACTGTCATAGTTCACCATGACCATGCCCCGTTCCGCCGCATAGGAAAAATGTTTCTTTTTCATATCGCTGGCCGCCACGATGATGCCACGGACGCCATAAGAGAACATATCCTCCAGAAAGGCTTGCTCCTCATCCTCCTGACGATAGGTATTTCCTAATAGAACGCGATAGCGGTATTTTTTAGCCCCCAGATCCACTTCTCTGGCTAATGCGGCAAAGCTCGGGTTAACGATCGAAGGGACCAGCAGACCGATCATTTTGGACTGTCCCGTTTTCAACTGTTGTGCTAACCGGTTCGGCTGATAATTCAGCTCATAGACGGCCTGTTTGATACGCTGTAGCGTCTCAGGACGCATCTGATCGGTTCGCCCATTCAATACGTTGGAAACACTGCTTATGGAAACCTCAGCGTGTCGTGCAACATCCCGAATATTTGCCATTGCTGTACCTGTTCCTCATCGTTATACCCGGCATACTTGAAGATGCTTCGGCATTCGCTTGCCGTCTTGATGCAGCTCCAATCATTCTGGGTATATGTTTACCCGTGATAACCCCGCCATCAGATTATCATCTGCTCACTATAAACACCGACAATTTGCTCTGTAATCCGTAATCACAGGCTCACCGTTAATAACCCGCCAGCCCCGGCAACCACGTTGTCAATGACGGTATCATGGCGACAATCACTATCCCGACTAACACCACCATCAGGTACTTCGCCATCGGGCGAATCACGTGTTTCATTTCCACGCCGCAAATAGCGCAGGTGGTATATAACCCCAGCCCGATAGGTGGCGAGAACAGCCCGAAGCCCATGGCAAGGATCATGACGATGCCAAAGTGCAGAGGGTTGAAGCCCAGTTGAATCGCGATCGGTACCAGAATCGGTGCAAAGATGATCAACGCCGGAGCCCCTTCCAATACCGCACCAAAAATAATCAGAATGACGATGGTTAACAGGAGGAATAGCCAGGCCCCCTGTTCCATCCCGATACCGACCAACAACGCTGCAATCTGTTGCGGGATCATCTGGATGGTCAATGCGTACGAAAGGCTGGTGGCACAAGCCACGATAAACAGCAGTACGCCGGACATCGCCGCAATGTCGATAAACATTTTGACCGTGGCTTTAAGCGTCAGCTCACCAAAAGCCAGGCGTCCAACCACAATGGCATATACCACAGCAAAGGCAGATATCTCTGTTGAGGTCGCAATGCCCATCATGACGCCACGCCCAATCATGAAGATCATGACCAGTCCGATAGCAGCCCCTAACCAAAGCTGCATTCGCGGGCGCAATACCGGATAGGCTTCACTGACGTTAATCCGGCCACCGAATCGATTTGCTGCAATCAGCAACAGCACCAACAGACAGGCGGCAGGCACCAATCCCGCAATGAATAACGCGCCAATAGAGATATTCGCGACAAACCCCATCACAATCAGATTCACACAAGGGGGAATGGTCTCAGCCATGACCGCAGAGGCGGCAAATACGCCGGCGGCTTCCTCACTATCCTGTTTGGCACGCCGTACTGCGGGCATCAATACCCCACCCACCGCCGCGACATCCGCCAGTTTGGAGCCGGAAATGCCGGAGAAAAAAGCCATCGACAGCACGGTGGTCATATTCAGTCCACCACGGAACCGCCCCATACCCCTTACGATAAGTTCCACCAGACGTGTCGACATACCGTTGATTTCCATCGCCGCCCCGGCCAACAGGAAGAAGGGGATAGCCAGCAAAACGAAGTGGTCTACACCGGCAGCCACCTGCTGGGAAAAGAAGACAAACGGCAGTGAGGGATCGCAGATAAAGAACACCATCGCCGACATCCCTAAGGTAAAAGCAATGGGGACGCCGGCCAGGATCCCGAGGAAGAAGCAGATCAGCATCAGTCCAGCACCCGCGCTGGCCGGATCGGCCATCAGCGACAGCTTCAGATAGCCCAGCAGAGCCAACAGCAATATGCCTGCGCCACTAAGCAGCACCACCTTGATACGTTCACGCAACGCATGCTCGAGAGCGGCAATCATCATAACCACTGAGCCAATCAAGACGGGAATGACATAGATAATCTGCGGCAAGCCTGTTTCGGTGGTTTGCAGCCTGGCGGCCTGCACCAGATCGTAGCTGGACACCACCAACCCCACAGAAACCAAAAACAGTATCCAACGGCTGGCATGCACGACATAAGGGCGGACCTGTTCGGGAATAAAACGCAGGAACAAATCGACGCCGATATGCCCTCCACGGCCGGTAGATGTCGCGACGCCAAAGAAAACCAGGGCAATCATCATCGCTCTGGCCACCTCTTCCGCCCAATGTATTGGGGAATGTAGCGCATAGCGCCAGATCACTGAGGTGAATACCACCAATACGTTAATCAGCAGTACCAACGCGCCTGCCCAGGAAGTCATGGTGGTCAGAAACCGACTTAATCGACTCAGGTACGCTAGCGGTTTAATCTCATTTTTTTTCATCATAGATACATCTTCCATAATGAACCTCACTCAACGATTCCAATCAGAAAGTGGCCAGCTACAGCCACCGTAGGTATTACGGTGCATCAGCGGAAGATGCCGCATCGATCTGTGCAACAATCGGCTTCATCTGTGGATATTGCGCGAGGAACTTATCCCACACCGGCTGCACCTGCTGGCGGAAATACTCCCGATCGACCTCATGGAAGACCACGCCCCCCGCGGTTAAATTCTCGATAGCCTGCTGTTCTATGCGGTGAGATTGCAGACGTTCATACTCAGTCGCTTCTTTAGCCGCTGCCAACACCTCGGGCCGTAACGGCTCCGGGATCTGTTGGAAACTGTTTTTGTTCATGGCAATCATGACGGGGTTATAGATATGGCGGGTCAGTGCGGCATTTTTGACAATTTCATAGAATTTGCTGGAATACACCGTGGCAGCATCATGTTCAACACCGTCAATCACCCCCATTTGCAGGCTGGAATAGACCTCGCCACCCGGCATTGGGATAGCAACCGCGCCCATGTGATTCACTGTCGCGATAAAATTGGGCACAGGCAGCACACGGATCTTGAGATTCTTCAGTTCCTCCGGTTTCTCAACCGCTTTTTTCGTGTAAATGTTCCTGGCGCCCAGGTTGTAGCCATAGCCCAGAACCACCACATTGGCTTTTTTCAGCATCAATTCTGACAATGACTTTCCAGCCTCGCCATCCAATGCTTTTCCTACCTGATCGTAGTCTTTGAACAAATACCCCAGATCCAGCACACCGATTTCCGGCACCAGAGTGGCCCAGATAGACGTCCCCGAGACCATGATGTTGATTGCCCCAATACGGACCTGCTGCGTGGCATCAGCCTCCTTGCCGAGCATGCCGTTAGGGAAATAATTGAGCTTGATCTGGTCTTTCAGTTTCTCATTTTTCTCAATATTGGCTTGGAAGCGTTTAAACCACACATAGTGAGCGGAGCTCTCATCCGCAGGCAAAGAGGAGTAAACCCGCAGGTTTACCGCCGCCTCCGCCAGGTTAACAGCCCCTACTCCCAGCATAAAAAGCGAACTAAAACAGGCACAAGTAAAAATCTGGCGTAAAGCTGAGTGTCTTTGAATTTTCATAGTGTTTTCCTTCAGCATGAGCTCATAACGTTGTCGTTGTTGACACGTCAATTCGCAAAAAAAGAACGAGAAAAGTAGGATTACTTTCTAACTGTATCCTTTTACTAAAACGTTACAGTTGAAAATAGAGCGGAAAAAACGCGCAATCAATGCTTATTTTGAGAAAGTAAAAACAAAAAAGCCGTTCTGTGAGATGTGCCGAAAAGCGTCATGAAAAAGAAGAAAACAGAAAGTCAGGGATCGGTGTTTAGTCACTGTTTAGTACAAACGGCCTTCAGCGTGTCAGGAGAGTAAAACGGTGTGATGGCACTAATGGTAACTTTTACGAATTTTTGACATCTTCATACAGATATCAGACAACTCGCTGGACTAAACACGCAAGAATGGACGCGATTCTTTTGACAAGGAGCATCACCATGAATCTGAAACGTATTTTTGCGCTACTGGCGTTGTCGATACTGCCATTGAGCGTACAGGCAGCGCCTGCCGCCGCCAAAGTCACCATAAAGTCTGAAGTTGCCTCACCGGTGGTTCTGGCCGATACCCAGGACAAAAACTACCTGAAAGTCTCGTTGGTGGGTTACCCGCTGGCGCTTGAAAAACGCAGCCCTATCAATCTGGCGCTGGTCATTGACCGCTCCTCGTCGATGAGAGGCGATCGCATCATCAACGCCAGAGACGCCGCCATCACCGCCGTCAACATGTTGACCAGTATCGATACGCTTTCGGTAGTGGCTTACGACTCTGGGGTAGAAGTCGTGATCCCGGCAACCAGGGTAAAAGATAAAGCGCAGCTGATTGATAAAATTCAAAAGAGCATTGAGCCTCGTGGAATGACGGCGTTGTTTGCCGGTGTGAGCAAGGGCATTGAGCAGGTTGGCAAGCATCTGGATAAAGAGCAGGTAAACCGCATTATTCTGCTGTCTGATGGGCAGGCCAACGTGGGGCCGAGTTCCAACAGTGAGCTGGCCGAACTGGCGAAAATCGCGGCCAAAAAAGGTATCGCCATTACCACCATCGGCATCGGCGATGGCTACAACGAAGATCTGATGACTACGATTTCTGGCTATAGCGACGGTAATCACGCCTTTGTTGAGAAGTCCAGCGATCTGGAAAAGACCTTCGCACGCGAATTTAACGATGTGATGTCCGTGGTCGCGCAGGATGTCGAAGTAGTGATCACGACGGCCGATCAGGTTACGCCAGTGCGTCTGCTGGGCCGTGATGGCAGTATTAGCGGCAATACCGTCACCGTGAAGTTGAACCAACTGTATTCCAATCAGGAAAAATATGTTTTGCTGGAAGTGATCCCGGCAAAAGGAAGCAATGCTCAGACCAAGCCGCTGGCGGATATCAGCGTGCGTTACGCCAACCTGAGCAGCAAGCAGACCGATACCTTTAACGAAAAAGTGGCGTTACGCTACAGCCAGTCCGCCAGGGATGTCAGTGCTGCGCAGGTGGATGATGTCTTGGTAGAATCCGCCATCCAGAAAGCCGCTATCGAGAATGAACGCGCGGTTCAACTGATGGACCAAGGTAAAATGGAAGAAGCCAAAGCGGTGTTGAGCCAGAACGCAATGGCCTTGGAGAGCCTGCCAGTCACCGCCGCGCCTGCCAGACAAAAAGCCGAAGCCGGTGCGCAGCTCAACAAAGAGTTGATGGGGAAAATGGATAGCGACAGCAAAGCCTCATCCCGTAAAGCGGTGAAAGAACAGAATTACAACATTAAAACCCAGAAGAACCCGTAACCGATTATTGATAGCAGGCGCGCTCCCCTACGGCAACCATGCGGGCGGGGAGCCACAAGGAGCCAGATGATCACGCGAACGCCCCGAGCTTTGACGGTTTTTGTCACCATCACCGTTGTGATTTTCACGCTGATCGCCTATCTGGGCGTGCGAACTCTGGAGCACGAAGCCCTGCTGCGGCACTACCAATCCCAGACGTTAGCGCAGACGCGTACGCAGCAGGTTAGCGCCAGTATTATGGCTATTCTCCAGCAGAAAGCGACGCGGCTGGATGCCATTACTGACTACATGCAACGGGACGCGCAAGCCCTGAAGGAACTGGTTGAGAAAGACGGCGAAATTGACGCCGTGTTTATCCTGCAGAAAAACCGGTTGTTATACCCGCATGAAAGCAGCCCGCTAAGCCAGAAAGAACAGGCTTGGGTTCAGGCCATCACCCCGCTGGTGAACGATCCTTCCCTGCTTTACAGCCACAGCGTAAAAAGCGAGTCGGATACCCCGCAATCCGGCTGGTTCATTCACGGCGAGGTTCAAGAGCCGCTGCTGATTTACTGGCGCCATAAAGGGAATGACATCCTTGGCTTTCGCGTCTCTTACATCAAATTGCTCTCGGATGTGATGAATGCCACCCAGGTCAACTTTGGCAACGACACGCTGGTGCTGGAAGAAAATGGGCGTTTGCTGTATCAAAGCAATCCTTACGCATCATTAGCCGGGCAACAGCGGCTGGATAAGCAAAACCTGCCCTATCCTCTTTCGGCCTGGCAGATAAGCTATTATGGTCAGTCGGTGAGTACCACCGCGCTCTATCTGTGGGGCGGCACGTTTATCCTGCTGCTGCTCGCCATCATAGGATTGATTATTTTCCGTCTCTACCGGGAGTATACCCAGGCGGCGCGGCTCGCCCGCCAGCAGGTGAATTTTGTCAGCCAGGTATCCCATGAGCTGAAAACCCCCCTGACCAATATCACGCTGTACGCCGAGTTGCTGAAAGAACAACGTGATGAACAACAGGATGAGGGCGGGCGCTATCTGGCGGTTATCATCGATGAAAGCCAGCGTTTATCACGCCTGATCCAAAATATTCTGACCTTTACCCGCGAGCCCAAGCTGCATTTCCAGCCTGTTGACGTCAATCACCTGCTGGCGCAGATCGCTGATACCTTTGCCCCCTCACTCCAGGCCAAGGGAATGACGATCTCACTCACGCTGGGTGAAAATGCCATCGTAAGCAGCGATATCGACCGCCTGACGCAAATTATCAGCAACTTCCTGAGTAATGCAGAGAAGTACGCGGCAGCAGGAAAACGGGTCGATTTGCAGGTCGTCACCGGCGCAGACTTTATCGATATTCGCGTGCGAGATTATGGGCAGGGCATCGCGGAACACGAGCTCAAGATGATATTTACCCCGTTTTACCGAGTGAAATCAGACATTACCGAAGGCGTGTCAGGCACCGGTATCGGCCTGACGATTGCCCAACAGCTGGCGCACAGCCTGGGTGGCAAGATCCTGGTGACCCCGCAGTCACCCGGGGTGTGTTTTACTTTACGGCTGATGCGCACTACTGCCGCGCAGCCGATGGATCGTGATAACCACAGGGAGTCGTCATGAAAATACTGATCGTTGAGGACGATATCCACATTCGTCAGGGACTGGTGGAAGCCCTTTCCCGTGAAGGATACGCCCTGATTGCCGCAGAGAATGGCAAAGTGGCGTTGGAAAAGTACCAGCAGGAAAAACCTGACTTTATCATTCTGGATATCATGATGCCGGAACTGGACGGTTACGCAGTATGCCGTCAAATTCGCAGAATGGATGAGCATATCCCGATCGTCTTCTTATCAGCCAAGGATGAAGAGATCGACCGGGTTGTCGGGCTGGAACTGGGGGCCGATGACTATATCAGCAAGCCATTTGGTATTCATGAGATAAGAGCCAGGATCAAAACCATCGCCCGACGTTGTCTGAACAACAAAAGTCCCCAGCCTGACGTCAGCTTTTGCTTTGGCGATTTAACCGTTTACCCCAATGAGTTGTGCGCCCTGCGCCAGACTGCGCGACTGGAGCTCTCCCTGCGGGAGATCAAAATCCTGGACTGTCTCTACCAACACAGGAACCAGGTCGTCACGCGCGAAATGTTGTTCGATGCGGCCTGGGGCTATGACTATCTGCCTAACAGCCGCACACTGGATCAGCATATCTCAAAGCTGCGTAAAACCATTGAGCACGATCCGAATAACCCGCAGCTGATCCGCACCGTGCATGGCATGGGCTATCGCTACCAGGTTAAACAATAGACACCGCCTATTGCCTGGTAGAGAAAGCCCTTTAATCACAGGTTCAGAGCGATTCGATCACCCGGCGCAAAAGGCGCACGCGCGGCTCAATACTGCTCAATTCCAGATATTCTGCCGCACTATGGAACCCGGCACCAATCGGGCCAAAGCCATCCAGCGTCGGCACCCCTAGCGCAGCGGTATGGTTGGCATCCGATCCCCCACCGACTGCCTGCCAGCGAATATCGATATTCTCCAGCTTCCCGGCAGACTCGACCCTTTCCATCAGTTGCTGGGTCTTTTCTGAAGGTGCCATTGCTGGCGAATGTGCCTGCAGGGTGACGTCGAGACGAACATCCGCCGTAAAACACGCGGGAACCGAGGCGCGCATCAGGCTATCGATACGCTCAAATTCGTCGTTCTGCCAAAAACGGACGTCAACAATGACCTGCGCATAATCCGCAACCACATTGGCCGCCGCGCCACCGCTAACCACCCCGGCGTTCAACGTAGTGCCCAATTCGGCATTGGCCAGGTGATTAAGGTGTAATATCCAGTGCGCCATTTCATTAATGGCTGAACGTCCCTTTTCAGGATCGTTACCGGCGTGAGCAGCAACACCATGAAACTCCAGCGCATAACGCGCCATTCCCTTGCGCGCTTTGACCAGTGATCCATCGGCACGGGCGGCCTCACACACCAATACGCAGCGGCTGCGTTTCGCTAAATCATCAATCCATTGCGCAGAGTGGAGTGAACCCGTCTCTTCATCCGGGTTCATGGCAATGGCGATAGAAAGGCGGTCTTTCGCCTCAGCAGATAACTCACGCATCGCCCAAAGCATATTGAGTAATCCGCTTTTCATATCCCCTACGCCGGGGCCATAAACACGATCCTCGCGAATGCTCATCGGGCGCTCCGCAACGGTCCCCACGGGAAAAACCGTATCGAGATGCCCCACCAGCAACACATCAAAATGTGCGCTATGTGGCCGGTTGGTCGCAAAGACCCCAGGGCCGACTTTGTCACCCAGATCGACAATTTCACTGTGCCAACCGAGCTGACGGTATTTTTCATGCATGATGCCTGCCACGGTGGCTACGCCATCCAGCGTAGCAGTCCCACAATCGACATTCACCAATGAGGCCAACTCTGCCAGATAGTCGTCTAATTGCATGGTGTTTCCTCTGTTGTCATCGGCGGCCTGATTGCCGCCCCGTACTGAAATCAAGACGTGTACGAGCAACGCCCGCACTCCCTGGCATTACTGGATAAAAATACGCATCAGCAACATGGCGCCGAAGGCGTTAAGGACCGAGATCGCTATCATCAACGGGATCAACTTGGCGCTGGTGCCAATCACCCCGAGGATGCGTCCGGCATACTGGATCTGCGACCCCATCAGATAGATGGCGGGTGCCAGGATCGCCAGATGCTGTCCCGTCAGACTGCCACTGTCGAACAGGCTGACGGCAACGCCGATCCCACCGCCCATTGACATCCAGCCGCCAATCAGTACCGCTGCCGCCTCGCCCGGCAAGCCAAACAGTTGCATCAGAGGGGCAAAAATGAAGGCCAGCCCATCCAGCGCACCGGTGATGGTCAGGGCTTTAATCACCACAAACGCCATCAGTACGTTAGGCAGGGTGCTGGTCGTTGCAATGTTCCAGCCTTTACGTGCGCCAGCAACAAAGACATCGGTGATCATAGGTTTGGATTCAGTTGACATGCTCATGGCGTGCTCCTTATGCCTCATTGGTTTCAGAAACTGCGGCCTCTTTACGGCGCATTTTCAGCAATAGACGCAGGATATTCGCGCCAACAATTTTCATAAAAAACATCACCACGATGCACAAGCCGATCGAGGCAGGCACGGCCAGGGTTCCATCCACTGCCACCAGCGTGAACAACACTGCGCCAGAAGAGAAGAAATTGGTGATCATCGCACCAGCAGAGAACTGGAACATGGTAAAGACGTCTTTTTCGTTCTCGGTGATCTGTTTCTCATCCACCAGCTTACGCGTTAATGAAGCGCCAACGTCGGTGCTCTGCAAACTGCCAATAAGCGCCAAACCGGTGTTACCGCGCAGCCCAAGCAACGGGCGTAATAATGGGGTCAACAGCTTACGTGCCGCATTCAGTGCACCGTAATGTTCGAGAACGTTAATCATCCCCAAGGCAAACATGACGGCGGGAATCAAACCAAAGGCGAAAAGAAAACCGTCCATGGCGCCGTTACCACCGGTACCACGAAAAGCGCTGTTGGTGACATTAAGTGCATCGCCACTCTGAGTGACGCCGCTGACAACGCGGCCGAATGAGCCATTCAGCGTGGTGAAGTCGAATACGCCATACCATTCCTTCCCCCCGAGCAACCCCGAAAAAAACACCATGGCAAAAAGGAGTGCAACGTAAGCCCCCCAGCGAACCGGGGCTGTTTCTGTTGCCGTGGGGGAAATATTTTGTTGCTGTTCGCTCATATCATTTCCTCATTATCGTATGACAAAATAACCCTCCGCTGGTGAAACTGCGTTGGCTTATCGAAATACTTACTGTGTCCATTTTTTTCAGCAACATTCTGATGATGGTCAAAAAAAACCGCAGAAAGAGAGAGCCATCCGAGTTAATATGACCGCGTTCCCACTTTATTCTGTACGAATTAACGCTCTGGTGATGAAATTGGTACAAAATGTTTGCGCTTTTCAACAATAAAATATACAACTGCCGTACTGAGCACTTGGGATTAAATAGCCAAAGAGAAAAAAACGCGGGTAAATAAATCGAATATCCGCTCACTATCAGGCTAATGCTCGGCAACCAAACGGCCGTGTATTAACATGAATTACCCTCCCGGATGACGTTAAAGCCCATACTGCAGCCAAGTATTGTATTCTCTTGCCACATGACATCCCCCATTTAATTTATGCGACCTCTGTCCCAGTTATAAAAACTCGTAAACAGATAACCAGAAAACAGAATACCGCCCTTCGCATTTGATCGATTAAAAATCATTAATCGACATTTCACGCCATCAGGCCCAAGGAGCGCGAAGATGAGCAGTCAGATTCTTTCCGCAAAGGAAAAATTTGGTTACGGACTGGGGGATGCCGCCAGTCACATCGTGTTTGATAACGTCATGTTATACATGATGTTTTTTTATACTGATATTTTTGGTATTCCCGCCGGGTTTGTCGGCACTATGTTCTTGTTGGCCCGCGCGCTGGATGCTATTTCTGACCCGTGCATGGGGCTGATTGCGGATCGCACCCGCAGCCGTTGGGGTAAATTCCGGCCATGGATCCTGTTTGGTGCCGTGCCGTTCGGCATCGTCTGCGTGTTTGCCTACAGCACACCAGACCTCAGCATGAACGGCAAAATGATCTATGCCGCCGTGACTTACACGCTACTGACGCTGATGTATACCGTGGTTAACATTCCTTACTGTGCGCTGGGTGGCGTCATTACTAACGACCCAACGCAGCGCATCTCTCTCCAGTCCTGGCGATTCGTGCTGGCAACGGCGGGCGGCATGCTGTCTACCGTGCTGATGATGCCGCTGGTCAATCTGATTGGTGGTGAAGATAAAGCGGCGGGGTTCCAGGGAGGGATTGCCGTGCTCTCCGTGGTGGCCTTCATCATGCTGGCGGTTTGCTTCTTTACCACCAAAGAACGTGTGGAAGCGCCGCCGAATACCACACCGGTTCGTGAGGACTTGCGCGATATCTGGCAGAACGATCAGTGGCGCGTGGTCGGTGTGCTCACCATCCTCAATATTATGGCAGTGGCGATCCGTGGCGGCGCGATGATGTATTACGTCACCTGGATCCTCGGCCAGCCGGAGCTGTTCGCTATCTTCCTCACCACCTACTGCGTTGGTAACCTGTTCGGCAGCGCACTCGCTAAACCCCTCACCGATTGGAAATGCAAAGTCAGCGTTTTCTGGTGGACCAACGCCTTGTTGGCAGTACTCAGCTTTGTCATGTTCTTTGTGCCGATGCATGCCAGCATTACCCTGTTCATCTTCATCTTTGTGATTGGCGTGCTGCACCAGCTCGTTACCCCTATTCAGTGGGTCATGATGTCAGACACCGTGGACTACGGTGAATGGCAGAACGGCAAACGCCTCACCGGTATCAGCTTTGCCGGGACGTTGTTTGTACTGAAACTCGGCCTTGCCATCGGCGGCGCGCTGATTGGCTGGATGCTGGCAGGCGCCGGTTATCAGGCCGGAGCCGCCACGCAAACCAACACGACAATCAGCATCATTATTGCGCTGTTCACTCTTATCCCAGGTGTCTGCTATCTGCTCAGCGCCATTGTTGCCAAACGCTACTACACCCTGAAAACGCCGTTCCTGAGAAACATCCTCAGCGATCTGGCTCAGGGTGCGCGCCGCAATCAGCAACAGTTCGACGAATCCCCTGTCTCTAAAGAATTTCAGCAGTAAGAGGAAAAATAATGAAAATCAGTGACGGTAATTGGCTCATTCAACCCGGCTTAACCCTGATCCATCCACTTCAG
Coding sequences within it:
- a CDS encoding sensor histidine kinase KdpD, encoding MITRTPRALTVFVTITVVIFTLIAYLGVRTLEHEALLRHYQSQTLAQTRTQQVSASIMAILQQKATRLDAITDYMQRDAQALKELVEKDGEIDAVFILQKNRLLYPHESSPLSQKEQAWVQAITPLVNDPSLLYSHSVKSESDTPQSGWFIHGEVQEPLLIYWRHKGNDILGFRVSYIKLLSDVMNATQVNFGNDTLVLEENGRLLYQSNPYASLAGQQRLDKQNLPYPLSAWQISYYGQSVSTTALYLWGGTFILLLLAIIGLIIFRLYREYTQAARLARQQVNFVSQVSHELKTPLTNITLYAELLKEQRDEQQDEGGRYLAVIIDESQRLSRLIQNILTFTREPKLHFQPVDVNHLLAQIADTFAPSLQAKGMTISLTLGENAIVSSDIDRLTQIISNFLSNAEKYAAAGKRVDLQVVTGADFIDIRVRDYGQGIAEHELKMIFTPFYRVKSDITEGVSGTGIGLTIAQQLAHSLGGKILVTPQSPGVCFTLRLMRTTAAQPMDRDNHRESS
- a CDS encoding YjiG family protein, whose amino-acid sequence is MSTESKPMITDVFVAGARKGWNIATTSTLPNVLMAFVVIKALTITGALDGLAFIFAPLMQLFGLPGEAAAVLIGGWMSMGGGIGVAVSLFDSGSLTGQHLAILAPAIYLMGSQIQYAGRILGVIGTSAKLIPLMIAISVLNAFGAMLLMRIFIQ
- a CDS encoding M20 family metallopeptidase, whose amino-acid sequence is MQLDDYLAELASLVNVDCGTATLDGVATVAGIMHEKYRQLGWHSEIVDLGDKVGPGVFATNRPHSAHFDVLLVGHLDTVFPVGTVAERPMSIREDRVYGPGVGDMKSGLLNMLWAMRELSAEAKDRLSIAIAMNPDEETGSLHSAQWIDDLAKRSRCVLVCEAARADGSLVKARKGMARYALEFHGVAAHAGNDPEKGRSAINEMAHWILHLNHLANAELGTTLNAGVVSGGAAANVVADYAQVIVDVRFWQNDEFERIDSLMRASVPACFTADVRLDVTLQAHSPAMAPSEKTQQLMERVESAGKLENIDIRWQAVGGGSDANHTAALGVPTLDGFGPIGAGFHSAAEYLELSSIEPRVRLLRRVIESL
- a CDS encoding glycoside-pentoside-hexuronide family transporter is translated as MSSQILSAKEKFGYGLGDAASHIVFDNVMLYMMFFYTDIFGIPAGFVGTMFLLARALDAISDPCMGLIADRTRSRWGKFRPWILFGAVPFGIVCVFAYSTPDLSMNGKMIYAAVTYTLLTLMYTVVNIPYCALGGVITNDPTQRISLQSWRFVLATAGGMLSTVLMMPLVNLIGGEDKAAGFQGGIAVLSVVAFIMLAVCFFTTKERVEAPPNTTPVREDLRDIWQNDQWRVVGVLTILNIMAVAIRGGAMMYYVTWILGQPELFAIFLTTYCVGNLFGSALAKPLTDWKCKVSVFWWTNALLAVLSFVMFFVPMHASITLFIFIFVIGVLHQLVTPIQWVMMSDTVDYGEWQNGKRLTGISFAGTLFVLKLGLAIGGALIGWMLAGAGYQAGAATQTNTTISIIIALFTLIPGVCYLLSAIVAKRYYTLKTPFLRNILSDLAQGARRNQQQFDESPVSKEFQQ
- a CDS encoding nucleoside recognition domain-containing protein yields the protein MSEQQQNISPTATETAPVRWGAYVALLFAMVFFSGLLGGKEWYGVFDFTTLNGSFGRVVSGVTQSGDALNVTNSAFRGTGGNGAMDGFLFAFGLIPAVMFALGMINVLEHYGALNAARKLLTPLLRPLLGLRGNTGLALIGSLQSTDVGASLTRKLVDEKQITENEKDVFTMFQFSAGAMITNFFSSGAVLFTLVAVDGTLAVPASIGLCIVVMFFMKIVGANILRLLLKMRRKEAAVSETNEA
- a CDS encoding response regulator transcription factor, whose translation is MKILIVEDDIHIRQGLVEALSREGYALIAAENGKVALEKYQQEKPDFIILDIMMPELDGYAVCRQIRRMDEHIPIVFLSAKDEEIDRVVGLELGADDYISKPFGIHEIRARIKTIARRCLNNKSPQPDVSFCFGDLTVYPNELCALRQTARLELSLREIKILDCLYQHRNQVVTREMLFDAAWGYDYLPNSRTLDQHISKLRKTIEHDPNNPQLIRTVHGMGYRYQVKQ